The genomic window GAGTAAACCAAAGGAGTCGCTGCGTCATGAATCGTTTTTCCTTTTTATCCCTGCTTGCAGGCGGCGTGTTGGCCGTAGCCAGCCTGTCGGTCAGTGCCGATGACATCACCCGGAACAAAACGCCCGGTTCTGATTTCCCAATTGCCCAGTCTGTGCAGGTACCCGGTGCCTCAGAGCTCATCTTTGTCAGTGGTGCCGTGCCCAAGCCTGTCGTGGAGGGTGGTGATCCCGACGACCCCGCCACCTACGGCGATACGGAAATCCAAACCGTGAGCGTGCTCAAAGAAGTGCAAAGCCGCTTGCAGCGATTGGGTCTCGATATGGGTGATGTTGTGATGATGCGCGCCTATCTCGTGGGTACACCGGAGACCGATGGCCGTATGGACTTCGCAGGATTCATGCGCGGCTACACGCAGTTCTTTGGCACCGAGGCACAGCCCAATCTTCCCTCACGGTCGGCTTTCCAGATTGCGGGTCTCGCGCGGGCGGGATGGTTTGTCGAGATCGAAGTGGTGGCGGCCCGGTCTCCCGACTAGGCCTGGTTGCCCGAGTTAGGTAGACCGTCAGCTTCGAGACCCTGTCCGGGCGCTGTTAGCGCGTAAGAGTTCGGATATAGCTCACGACGTTGGCGATGGCTGCGTCGTCGAGACCAGCAGCACTTGCCGCCATGGTGGCGCCCCGCGCATCGTCCGGATGGCTGCCGCGGACTCCGTCCCGGAAGTGCCGGAGCTGACGCTCGAGATATCGCTCATCCTGATAGGCCAGGGCCGGTGCCTGTAAGGCTTCTTTGCCCTCCGCTGCCTCGCCGTGGCAGGCAATGCAGGCAACGTAGATGCTTCTCCCCAAGACGGGATCCCCAGTGCTGCTGTCCGTTGCGGCTTGCGGTGCGACCTGCGGTGCGAGCTGCTCAAGGTAGCTAGTGACGTCGGCAATTTCCTCCTCGTCCAACGCAAGGGCCACGGGTCGCATTTCCATGCCGACGAGGTCGAGGGGGTGTTTGCCACGCCAGCCCTCACGAAACGCCTGAAGCTGATTGCGCAGGGACCAGCCTTCCATGCCCGCAAGAACCGGTGCCTGAATAGCCGGATTACCCTGGCCAAGTCCGCCGTGGCACACCAGACAATATTCGTAGTCTGCGGGATCAAAAAGGGCCTGGGGTTCTGCGCTCTGCGCCGATGCTGCGAGGAGCAGAAAAACGACGCCCAAAAATCTCAGCCGGTACAAGGCTTTCATGATGTTGCGCTCAGTTGGCGGGCAGACTCCCGGCGGTGCACGTTCTGAAGAACACGCTCGGTCACTGCCAGTGCTCCCTCCTGCCATCCCGGGTGTTTGCTCATCTGATCACCCAGCATAAAGTGCCGTCCCTCGCCCGCAAGCAGCTCTGCCCGTATCTTGTCTGCCTCGAGGTCAAACACGTTTTCTATATCGCCGATCCCGCTGCCACAACCCAGAAGGTGATTCATGCGATGCCAGACAACAGAGACGCCGGACTCAATGTGTTCGCGATACTGTCCGGGATGCAGTGCTTCCCCTGACACCGTGGCGTATTCCAGACGCTCCTCGTGAGATAGCCTGCCAAAAGCCGCATTATCGTCCTGAGAAAAAATGTAGGCACCGAGAACGACGCCTTTGGGTCGATGACTACCGTGACTGGGATACCAGACCTGTAGGGTGGATCGGTCCGTCCAACTGATGCCGCCATAGATACCTTCCTCCTCCCAGAATCTGCGGGACATCTGGAAGCCCACTTTGGACAGCATCCCCCGCTTGATTTCACCAAGGAGCTGGCGGTAGTGCCCGGAAAAGTTGTGCTTGATACCCGCCATGAGCTGTCCCGGGATGGAGTTCAGGCAGTAGTCGGTCTGGAGGGTTTTTATCCGGTCATCCTGCTCGTAGTGCACCGTGACACCATTGTCGCCGTTGACGATTTCGACAACTCTTGCCCGGGTCACGGGTGGTTTTCTGAGTCGCGTAACGAAGGCATCGACGATACGGTCCATGCCACCCCGGGGCTGCATCATGGTCGGCGCCTGGTACTCGTTCTCAGCGAAGAGCATGCCACCCTGGACAAACTGACTCTCCACCAGCTCCTTGACCGAGCCAAAAGGTTTGACCTTGATGGGGTCGAGCATGCCATCCGTCAGCAGTCCCGCGCGCACGGAGCCCTCATAGCGCATGCTGTCGGCATTGAGGTCGCCGAAACCACGGACATAGGCGTTGAGTTTGTCAAGATCCGTATCGCTGACGGGAGTATCTAGAGACCTATTGCTCACACCCTTGGCTGCAAGCTCTGCAATGAATCCCCGGGCATCGGCTATCACATCGCGCTGACGAATCCGCTGCCCATCGTGCATCGCCTCATCGACAACCCAGGCGTTGTAATTGCTGTTGATAAAGGGTTCGAGCTCGATAGCGAATTCGCGACAGTAATTCATGATGCGCAGATGCATGGCCGGAAGTCGCGCGGGGCCGGCATTGAAGTAAAGGTCCGGGTCATCATCAAAGTTACAGACCTGGCGATTCCCCAGCTCGTCGATGACGGTGCCCGCTCTCACGGTAAAGTTTCGGCCACCAATGCGGTGGGAGGCTTCGAGAAGCGTGACGTCGTATCCGGCCTGCTCGAGTTCAAAGGCGGCGCTTAAGCCGCCGATACCCGCCCCGAGGACGGCGACCTTTGGTCGCGGGCCGCCCTTGGGCACAAGCGGCGTCAGCATTCTCCCCTGAGGCCGTGTGGGTTTTGCGGGAGCGCCCATGAGCCCCAGCGCCTGCGCTGAATGCCAGACCGCAATGGATCCACCGGCTTTGCCCATGAGCGACAACAGCTGGCGGCGGGAAAAGCCGTTTCCTTCAGGACGATGTTTCATTATGGCTCTCATTTTTTGTAGCGCACCATGAGTGTGCAACCGTGTAGCCACCGTGGCTGAAACACGCGCCGATATCTTGAATATCATGAATTTGAAGAGCGAATGCAAGGCGCACACCAATCGTGCGTGGCGGACGTTGATACGGAGTCCCCAAATGCGCGTAAAATACCTGATCTTCTCGAAGAATCTTGCTTTATGTCCCGACTGATATCCCTTGTCCGTCCTCTGGCCATACTCGCGGTGGCTGCCCTGGCCGCTGTGTTGATGGTGAAAAGCCGTCCGCAGTTGGAGGCGCGAAGCGTCACCATCCCGCCCCCTATCGTGGCGGTGCAAACGGTGAAGATGTCGGCACAGAATGTCAGTATTGTGGCCTATGGCAACGTAACGGCCTGGCGCCAGCTGGAGCTCACCGCCCAGGTGGGAGGAAAAGTCCTGTGGCAATCGCCGCTTTTTGAGCCGGGCGTGGTGGTGGGCGAGGGTGAGCCACTCCTGCGCATCGATCCTACGGATTACGAGCTTGCCCTTGCCGAAGCGCGCCAGGCATTGAGCAGTGCAAAGCTGTCCCTGGCAGAGGCAAAGTCTCTGCGTCAGGCGGCCCGGGTCGAGGAAGCGGAGGCTTCCGTCGCCGCGGCGGAGGTCAGAATTGAGCGCGCCAGACGTGATCTCGCCAACACGGAAATTCTCGCGCCCTATCGTGCGGTGATCGATGAGCAGAGCGTAGAGCTGGGACAGTTCATCAGCGTGGGTGCGCGCATTGGCCGGGTACTGGGCGCCGAAAAGGCCGAGGTTCGTCTGCCGGTGCCGCCCCAGGATGTTCGCTTTATCCAAAGCACGGAATCCGCAGCGGTTACCCTCCACAGTGAAACGGCCGGCGAACTGACGCGTTGGCAGGGGCGCGTGTCCCGGGTAGAGGCGCGTATTGATCCTCAGACCCGGGCGTTCCCGGTAGTGATGGAGGTCGATGATCCCCTTAATGCCGCTGTTCATCCGGCGCCTTTGCGTTTCGGGCTTTTTGTGCGTGCAGAAGTCACCGGTGGCACTATTCCATCGGCGGTGAAAATTCCCCAGGGCGCTCTCCACGGCGACAACGATGTCTTTATATATGACGACGGTGCGCTTAAGCGTCGCAGCGTCACCGTGGCGAGAGTAAACGAGGGCGAAGCGCTGGTGACCCAGGGGCTCGCCGAGGGCGAGCAGGTGGTGGTGACGCGTCTCGAGCTCATGTTTGAAGGTATGGCAGTGGCGCTAAGCGATGACTGACGGCGATTTGGACACCACCGCTTACTCCGCGCCGGATCCTGCCCTCACCGGTCCCATCGCATGGATGGCGCGGAACCCCGTGGCTGCCAACCTCCTGCTGGTGATCGTGGTGATTGCAGGGCTCTTTGCCATCAGCACCCTGGATAAGGAAGTCTTTCCCACATTTCCCACGGAAACATTCACGGTCACCGTGCCCTATCCCGGCAGCTCCCCTGAAGAGGTTGAGCGTGGCATCGTGCTGCGGGTCGAAGAGGCAATCCGCGACATCGTGGGTATCAAGGAAATCCGCAGCGAGGCCCGGGAAGGCGTTGGTATCGTCACCGTGGTTATGGAGGCGGGCAGCGATATGTCCAAGGCCGTGGGGCTCGCGAAAGTGCGCGTGGATGGCATTGCATCTTTTCCCGGTGACTCGGAAAAGCCTATCGTCGAAGAAATTGAATCCTCCAGCCGGGCTATCCGCCTGAGTCTCTTTGGTGATATTGAGCCGCGCAAATTCAAAGAGCTCAGTGAGCAGATCCGCGAAGATATTCTTGACCTTGGCGGTATCAGCGAACTTACCATCGAAGGCGAGCGAGATTACGAAATCTCCATTGAGCTGTCGGACGAAAAGTTGCGGCGTTATGGTCTGACCTTCGACATGGTCGTGGCGGCTGTTCAGGCCGG from Congregibacter litoralis KT71 includes these protein-coding regions:
- a CDS encoding c-type cytochrome, with protein sequence MKALYRLRFLGVVFLLLAASAQSAEPQALFDPADYEYCLVCHGGLGQGNPAIQAPVLAGMEGWSLRNQLQAFREGWRGKHPLDLVGMEMRPVALALDEEEIADVTSYLEQLAPQVAPQAATDSSTGDPVLGRSIYVACIACHGEAAEGKEALQAPALAYQDERYLERQLRHFRDGVRGSHPDDARGATMAASAAGLDDAAIANVVSYIRTLTR
- a CDS encoding flavin monoamine oxidase family protein, whose amino-acid sequence is MKHRPEGNGFSRRQLLSLMGKAGGSIAVWHSAQALGLMGAPAKPTRPQGRMLTPLVPKGGPRPKVAVLGAGIGGLSAAFELEQAGYDVTLLEASHRIGGRNFTVRAGTVIDELGNRQVCNFDDDPDLYFNAGPARLPAMHLRIMNYCREFAIELEPFINSNYNAWVVDEAMHDGQRIRQRDVIADARGFIAELAAKGVSNRSLDTPVSDTDLDKLNAYVRGFGDLNADSMRYEGSVRAGLLTDGMLDPIKVKPFGSVKELVESQFVQGGMLFAENEYQAPTMMQPRGGMDRIVDAFVTRLRKPPVTRARVVEIVNGDNGVTVHYEQDDRIKTLQTDYCLNSIPGQLMAGIKHNFSGHYRQLLGEIKRGMLSKVGFQMSRRFWEEEGIYGGISWTDRSTLQVWYPSHGSHRPKGVVLGAYIFSQDDNAAFGRLSHEERLEYATVSGEALHPGQYREHIESGVSVVWHRMNHLLGCGSGIGDIENVFDLEADKIRAELLAGEGRHFMLGDQMSKHPGWQEGALAVTERVLQNVHRRESARQLSATS
- a CDS encoding RidA family protein; translated protein: MNRFSFLSLLAGGVLAVASLSVSADDITRNKTPGSDFPIAQSVQVPGASELIFVSGAVPKPVVEGGDPDDPATYGDTEIQTVSVLKEVQSRLQRLGLDMGDVVMMRAYLVGTPETDGRMDFAGFMRGYTQFFGTEAQPNLPSRSAFQIAGLARAGWFVEIEVVAARSPD
- a CDS encoding efflux RND transporter periplasmic adaptor subunit, which produces MSRLISLVRPLAILAVAALAAVLMVKSRPQLEARSVTIPPPIVAVQTVKMSAQNVSIVAYGNVTAWRQLELTAQVGGKVLWQSPLFEPGVVVGEGEPLLRIDPTDYELALAEARQALSSAKLSLAEAKSLRQAARVEEAEASVAAAEVRIERARRDLANTEILAPYRAVIDEQSVELGQFISVGARIGRVLGAEKAEVRLPVPPQDVRFIQSTESAAVTLHSETAGELTRWQGRVSRVEARIDPQTRAFPVVMEVDDPLNAAVHPAPLRFGLFVRAEVTGGTIPSAVKIPQGALHGDNDVFIYDDGALKRRSVTVARVNEGEALVTQGLAEGEQVVVTRLELMFEGMAVALSDD